Proteins encoded within one genomic window of Sphingomonas sp. G-3-2-10:
- a CDS encoding TauD/TfdA family dioxygenase, which translates to MASPVFREIIDHPNAWTPDGGVERFWRHLSEAELTALDELIAKTRDTDPVKVTREQFSSPVIDALADEMREIILNGAGVVILKGVTPDRYSEEDMKRLYWGLGTHLGRGLPQSRQMEMLGLVQEEEANPMIRGYRSSAALGMHTDAFEIVGLMCVRRAEEGGESSLASALTMHNKILTERPELLDALYEGYYFVLQELQFTDRPTTAEKVPVFSNKDGVVSVNAASSYMRHAAELRKEPFPADLDEALKYFDQVANREDVRAEFLLDDGDVMLWNNYTHLHSRRAFQNSTERKRLLLRLWLEVENGRDVQPDYALRGRSFRWINEQVPA; encoded by the coding sequence ATGGCATCGCCCGTTTTCCGCGAGATTATCGACCATCCGAACGCCTGGACCCCCGATGGCGGCGTCGAACGCTTCTGGCGCCACCTTTCGGAAGCGGAGCTGACCGCGCTCGACGAACTGATCGCGAAGACGCGCGATACCGATCCGGTGAAGGTGACGCGCGAGCAATTCTCCAGCCCTGTCATCGACGCGCTGGCCGACGAGATGCGCGAGATCATCCTGAACGGCGCGGGGGTCGTGATCCTCAAGGGCGTGACGCCCGACCGCTACAGCGAAGAGGATATGAAGCGCCTCTATTGGGGTCTGGGCACGCATCTGGGCCGCGGGCTGCCGCAGAGCCGGCAGATGGAGATGCTGGGCCTGGTGCAGGAGGAAGAAGCCAATCCGATGATCCGCGGCTATCGCAGCTCCGCGGCGCTGGGGATGCATACCGATGCGTTCGAGATCGTCGGGCTGATGTGCGTGCGCCGCGCCGAGGAAGGCGGCGAAAGCAGCCTCGCCAGCGCGCTGACAATGCACAACAAGATCCTGACCGAACGGCCCGAGCTGCTCGACGCGCTCTACGAAGGCTATTATTTCGTGCTGCAGGAGCTGCAGTTCACCGACCGGCCGACCACCGCGGAGAAAGTCCCGGTCTTTTCGAACAAGGACGGCGTGGTCAGCGTGAACGCGGCGAGCAGCTATATGCGCCACGCCGCCGAGCTGCGGAAGGAACCCTTCCCCGCCGATCTCGACGAAGCGCTCAAATATTTCGATCAGGTCGCCAATCGCGAGGACGTCCGCGCCGAATTTCTGCTCGACGATGGCGATGTGATGCTGTGGAACAATTACACGCATCTCCACTCGCGCCGGGCGTTCCAGAACTCGACCGAGCGCAAGCGGCTGTTGCTCCGCCTGTGGCTCGAGGTCGAGAATGGCCGCGACGTGCAGCCCGATTATGCGTTGCGCGGACGCTCGTTCCGCTGGATCAACGAGCAGGTGCCGGCCTGA
- a CDS encoding ABC transporter substrate-binding protein produces the protein MTQPIFDRRQLIGMAAGSLGLAALSGCVRRSDGRFVVAMNQAPPAIDYALAGGAANIAKPLFENIVEPLLGRALDGRIVPQLGDYTLSPDLKIAHFTIRRGVTFHDGSPFDAGDVKFSHERMKRLMPIYRARTRGVTRVEVIDDHRVDFHFKDNALTFVRNAFLYIYSRRYHERVGEAEAAHRLNGTGPYRMAEHRQFQFVDLEAHEAYWGGVPAIKKARMMFVPEDMTRVSMLRSGEADLVMAVPFSMVPMLQKAGFGTARADMHPTFSVRFQLANRNTPWADRRVRRAIAHAIDSNAIINGVFAGIPRHYAGFAPGEPGYDPALKPYAYDPALARKLLAEAGHPNGFAMPLVYWTNAYYGMRETTEAVVLYLRAVGIDCQVSGIDAAQGLEMNREAAKDPNARLVTIAPSLLASYGEPSEAMRQGYTSGSPYSWFNDKDFDALVKRAATSADPAEYDAALRACARKIHDEMPIIPVWNNVALYMMRPGVRFTPTARDIPGMSVRNVRLG, from the coding sequence GTGACACAGCCCATCTTCGATCGCCGTCAGCTGATCGGCATGGCGGCCGGGTCGCTGGGGCTGGCGGCGCTGAGCGGATGCGTGCGCCGCAGCGACGGACGTTTCGTCGTCGCGATGAACCAGGCCCCGCCGGCGATCGACTATGCGCTGGCCGGGGGGGCCGCGAACATCGCCAAGCCCTTGTTCGAGAATATCGTCGAACCGCTGCTGGGCCGCGCGCTGGACGGGCGGATCGTGCCGCAGCTGGGCGACTACACCCTCTCGCCCGACCTCAAGATCGCGCATTTCACGATCCGGAGGGGCGTGACATTCCACGACGGATCGCCATTCGACGCGGGGGACGTGAAGTTCAGCCACGAGCGGATGAAGCGGCTGATGCCGATCTACCGCGCGCGCACCCGCGGGGTGACGAGGGTGGAAGTGATCGACGATCACCGCGTCGATTTCCACTTCAAGGACAATGCGCTCACTTTCGTGCGCAATGCGTTCCTCTACATCTATTCGCGCCGCTATCACGAGCGGGTGGGCGAAGCCGAAGCGGCGCACCGGCTGAACGGCACCGGCCCCTATCGCATGGCAGAGCATCGCCAGTTCCAGTTCGTCGATCTGGAAGCGCACGAAGCCTATTGGGGCGGCGTGCCGGCGATCAAGAAGGCGCGGATGATGTTCGTGCCCGAGGACATGACGCGCGTTTCGATGCTGCGTTCGGGCGAAGCCGATCTGGTGATGGCGGTGCCCTTTTCGATGGTGCCGATGCTGCAAAAGGCCGGGTTCGGCACGGCGCGGGCGGACATGCATCCGACCTTCAGCGTGCGATTCCAGCTCGCGAACCGCAACACGCCCTGGGCCGACCGCCGGGTGCGCCGCGCGATCGCCCATGCCATCGATTCCAACGCGATCATCAACGGCGTGTTCGCGGGCATCCCGCGCCACTATGCCGGCTTCGCGCCGGGTGAGCCGGGGTACGATCCCGCGCTGAAGCCCTATGCCTATGATCCGGCGCTGGCCCGCAAATTGCTGGCCGAGGCGGGACATCCGAACGGCTTTGCCATGCCGCTCGTCTACTGGACCAATGCCTATTACGGGATGCGCGAGACGACTGAAGCGGTGGTGCTGTACCTGCGCGCCGTGGGCATCGATTGCCAGGTCTCGGGGATCGATGCCGCGCAGGGACTGGAGATGAACCGCGAAGCGGCGAAGGATCCCAATGCCCGGCTGGTGACGATCGCCCCCTCGCTGCTGGCCAGCTATGGCGAACCGTCCGAGGCGATGCGGCAAGGCTATACCAGCGGATCGCCCTATTCCTGGTTCAACGACAAGGATTTCGACGCACTGGTGAAGCGCGCCGCGACTTCGGCCGACCCGGCCGAATATGACGCCGCACTGCGCGCCTGCGCCCGCAAGATCCATGACGAGATGCCGATCATCCCGGTGTGGAACAATGTCGCGCTGTACATGATGCGGCCGGGCGTGCGCTTCACCCCGACGGCGCGCGACATTCCGGGGATGAGCGTTCGGAATGTCCGGCTCGGCTAA
- a CDS encoding oligopeptide/dipeptide ABC transporter ATP-binding protein has translation MTRPLLEAIELKKHYRVPGKLFQRPHPVARSVDGVNFAVPEGETLGLIGESGCGKSTTAKLLLRLESPTGGQIRFDGEDVQTVRGKALGAYRRQVQAVFQDPYSSLNPRRTVFQAIAEPLVAAGEFTKAEIAARVAELIDVVGLPANSAERLPHEFSGGQRQRIAIARGLALQPRLLILDEPVSALDVSIRAQILNLLSDLQERFGLTYLLISHDLEVVQHMSSNVAVMYLGKIVERGTTAQVMETPQHPYTKALLSSVLPPHPDRRRERIRLFGPLPSPIDPPSGCVFRTRCPNAQPVCAISVPPVVKTVTGSTAACHFAEAAA, from the coding sequence ATGACCCGCCCGCTGCTCGAAGCGATCGAGCTGAAGAAACATTATCGCGTGCCCGGCAAGCTGTTCCAGCGGCCGCATCCGGTCGCGCGCTCGGTCGATGGGGTGAACTTCGCCGTGCCCGAAGGCGAGACTTTGGGGCTGATCGGCGAATCCGGCTGCGGCAAATCGACCACCGCCAAGCTGTTGCTGCGGCTGGAAAGCCCCACCGGTGGCCAGATCCGTTTTGACGGCGAGGATGTGCAGACCGTGCGCGGCAAGGCGCTGGGCGCGTACCGGCGACAGGTGCAGGCGGTGTTTCAGGACCCCTACAGCTCGCTCAACCCGCGCCGCACGGTGTTTCAGGCGATTGCCGAGCCACTGGTGGCTGCCGGCGAATTCACAAAGGCGGAGATTGCCGCGCGGGTGGCCGAGCTGATCGATGTCGTCGGCTTGCCCGCAAATTCGGCCGAGCGGCTGCCGCACGAATTCAGCGGCGGCCAGCGCCAGCGCATCGCCATCGCGCGCGGCCTTGCGCTCCAGCCCCGGCTGCTGATCCTCGACGAACCCGTCTCCGCGCTCGACGTCTCGATCCGCGCCCAGATCCTCAACCTGCTCAGCGATCTGCAGGAACGATTCGGCCTCACCTATCTGCTGATCTCGCACGATCTCGAAGTGGTGCAGCACATGTCGTCCAACGTGGCGGTGATGTATCTCGGCAAGATCGTCGAACGCGGCACGACGGCGCAGGTGATGGAGACGCCGCAGCATCCGTACACAAAGGCGCTACTGTCCTCGGTATTGCCCCCGCATCCCGACCGGCGGCGCGAGCGTATCCGCCTGTTCGGCCCGCTCCCCTCGCCGATCGATCCGCCCTCGGGCTGCGTGTTCCGCACCCGCTGCCCCAACGCCCAGCCGGTCTGCGCGATCAGCGTTCCCCCGGTGGTGAAGACGGTGACCGGCAGCACGGCTGCGTGTCACTTCGCGGAAGCCGCTGCGTAA